CATCCAGTCCATGTGGCGAGCTTGTCCGACCTCACCGCGTCGGCACCAGTGGCTCCGCCACGCCGGGCGGCTGTATCGCGGTGCCGGCCGGCCGGTGGCCAGTGCCGCTCCTTGCCTTGCTCCGGCGCGGTACTCAAGTGAGCGCGGAAGTTCCGCCGGCGGGCCGTCCGGTGAGTCCCGGCCACCCGCTCAGCGCGCGGAGGGTACGGCCCCATTACGCTGGGGTTCCCCGACGGGCGGTCGGATGTCTGCCGGCGGCGGTACGGCGCCCGTGCGACTGCCCCGAACCATCACACCCAAGGACGGCAACGAGTGTCCTTCTTCACCATCGGCCACCGCGGTGTCATGGCCGCCGAGCCGGAGAACACCCTGCGCTCTTTCCTGCGGGCCGAACGCGAGGGGTTGGACGGCATCGAACTGGACCTGCACCTGAGCAGGGACGGCGAGCTGGTCGTCATGCACGACGAGACCCTGGACCGCACGACGGACGGCTCCGGTCCCATCGCCGACCAGGAGTTGCGGCAGCTGAAGAAGCTCGACGCCGGCCTCGGCGAGCGGATCCCCACGTTCGAAGAGGTACTGGACGCCGTCGGGCCGACGCTGCCGATCCAGGCGGAGATCAAGGACGTGGCCGCCGCCCGGTCGCTGGCCAAGGTGCTCACCGACCGGGACCTGCTGCACCGGGTCTCGGTGCTGTCGTTCCACGACGCGGCCCTGATCGAGATCCACACACTGCTGCCGCAGGCCCGCACCGTGCTGGTGGCAGGCCCCAGCGCACACCGCGACACCTTCGTCGGCCGCGCTCAGAAGGTCGGCTCCACCTTGGTCAGCGTGGAACTGCGCCAGCTGAACCGGGCCATCGTGGAGAAGTGCGGCGCCGCCGGC
This genomic interval from Streptomyces sp. NBC_00557 contains the following:
- a CDS encoding glycerophosphodiester phosphodiesterase, with protein sequence MSFFTIGHRGVMAAEPENTLRSFLRAEREGLDGIELDLHLSRDGELVVMHDETLDRTTDGSGPIADQELRQLKKLDAGLGERIPTFEEVLDAVGPTLPIQAEIKDVAAARSLAKVLTDRDLLHRVSVLSFHDAALIEIHTLLPQARTVLVAGPSAHRDTFVGRAQKVGSTLVSVELRQLNRAIVEKCGAAGIDVMAWTVNDERDLTLARTLGLVGCVTDRPDMKRLAEATA